Proteins encoded in a region of the Paramagnetospirillum magneticum AMB-1 genome:
- a CDS encoding methyl-accepting chemotaxis protein gives MSLRSLILFGFAVCLAITAALAGTAIVTIGNQAAPLETIETKADGTANLGIPLLLALKDLRYDVVQVQQFLTDVSATGNREGFGEAEEYAQRFASDLAQARDLSGRLGLAELSATLGQLPGLFDAYYASGRQMAEAYVSGGQEAGNVKMEAFDATAKALAERMEEAGTKVNDYAWAGMGELLEQTHSVRAANDSLKSTLMITCALGVLVNLLVALAIGAYATGLFRRLGTDIAVVMEEREAAPHLSADRHDEFGPIARALALFRERSAEVKALQARRQSAEAAAEAERRAALLSMADTVEIETASAVENVASEGDRVSHSASAMAQSAQSVGELSQAVAAAAEQALSNAQTVAGASEELSASIQEIARQVAQSNAAVERVVSQANETSSIVDSLTGAMDKIGDVASMIAEVANHTNLLALNATIEAARAGDAGKGFAVVANEVKNLANQTSKSTEEISRQVGTLQGVGREVAASISQMIDTVHEVEGMASSIAAAVRQQDCATREIARNVVETSAAAKEVSEHIATVAAEASSTGQRASEVQDLLHHMAGRIRELRQSVNAAVRSATPEVNRRRNPRVEIGQIATVELGDHNIEAELVDLSLCGGRLAAVPEDIKGTGGSLRVQGLGAKVPFHVVEMGDGSARLRFAEAGAPSGELSRFIAERARQVRGAA, from the coding sequence ATGTCGTTGCGTAGCCTGATTCTGTTCGGATTTGCCGTCTGTCTGGCCATCACGGCCGCCCTGGCCGGCACGGCCATCGTCACCATCGGCAATCAGGCCGCTCCGTTGGAAACCATCGAGACCAAGGCCGACGGGACCGCCAATCTCGGCATTCCCTTGCTGCTGGCTCTCAAGGATCTGCGCTACGACGTGGTGCAGGTGCAGCAGTTTCTGACCGATGTTTCCGCCACCGGCAACCGCGAGGGGTTCGGCGAAGCCGAGGAATACGCCCAGCGCTTCGCCAGCGATCTGGCCCAGGCCCGCGACCTGAGCGGCCGGCTGGGGCTGGCCGAACTCAGCGCCACCCTGGGTCAGCTTCCCGGGCTGTTCGATGCCTATTACGCCTCGGGCCGTCAGATGGCCGAGGCCTACGTCTCCGGCGGGCAGGAGGCGGGCAACGTCAAGATGGAGGCCTTCGACGCCACGGCCAAAGCCCTGGCCGAGCGCATGGAGGAGGCCGGAACCAAGGTCAACGACTACGCCTGGGCGGGCATGGGCGAGTTGCTGGAACAGACCCATTCGGTGCGTGCCGCCAACGATTCCCTCAAATCCACCCTGATGATCACCTGCGCCCTGGGGGTGCTGGTCAACCTTCTGGTCGCCCTGGCGATCGGCGCCTATGCCACCGGGCTGTTCCGCCGCCTGGGCACCGACATCGCCGTCGTGATGGAGGAGCGTGAGGCTGCACCACATCTGTCGGCCGACCGGCACGACGAGTTCGGCCCCATCGCCCGCGCCCTGGCCCTGTTCCGCGAGCGGAGCGCCGAGGTCAAGGCCCTGCAGGCCCGGCGGCAATCGGCGGAGGCGGCGGCCGAGGCAGAGCGCCGGGCCGCCCTGCTGTCCATGGCCGACACGGTGGAGATCGAGACGGCCTCGGCGGTGGAGAACGTGGCGTCGGAAGGCGACCGGGTCAGCCACTCCGCCTCCGCCATGGCTCAGTCCGCCCAATCGGTGGGCGAGTTGTCCCAGGCGGTGGCGGCGGCGGCCGAGCAGGCGCTGAGCAATGCGCAGACCGTGGCCGGGGCCTCGGAGGAACTGTCGGCGTCCATTCAGGAGATCGCCCGCCAGGTCGCCCAGTCCAATGCCGCCGTGGAGCGGGTGGTGAGTCAGGCCAACGAGACGTCATCCATCGTCGACTCCCTGACCGGGGCCATGGACAAGATCGGCGATGTGGCCAGCATGATCGCCGAAGTGGCCAACCACACCAATCTTCTGGCGCTGAACGCCACCATCGAGGCGGCGCGGGCGGGCGATGCGGGCAAGGGCTTTGCCGTGGTGGCCAATGAGGTCAAGAATCTCGCCAACCAGACATCGAAGTCCACCGAGGAGATTTCCCGCCAGGTCGGGACTCTCCAGGGGGTCGGGCGGGAGGTGGCGGCCAGTATCAGCCAGATGATCGACACCGTCCACGAGGTGGAGGGCATGGCATCGTCCATCGCCGCCGCCGTGCGCCAGCAGGATTGCGCCACCCGCGAGATCGCCCGCAACGTGGTGGAGACCAGCGCCGCCGCCAAGGAGGTGTCCGAGCATATCGCCACCGTCGCCGCCGAGGCCTCGTCCACCGGCCAGCGGGCTTCGGAAGTGCAGGACCTGCTCCATCACATGGCCGGGCGGATCCGTGAATTGCGCCAGTCCGTCAACGCGGCGGTGCGCTCGGCCACGCCCGAGGTCAATCGCCGCCGCAATCCCCGGGTGGAAATCGGCCAGATCGCCACCGTCGAGTTGGGGGATCACAATATCGAGGCCGAACTGGTCGACCTTTCCCTGTGTGGCGGGCGTCTGGCGGCGGTTCCGGAAGACATCAAGGGAACCGGCGGCAGCCTTCGGGTTCAGGGGCTGGGGGCCAAGGTGCCCTTCCATGTGGTCGAGATGGGTGACGGCTCGGCCCGCCTGCGGTTTGCCGAGGCTGGGGCTCCGTCCGGCGAGCTGTCGCGGTTCATCGCCGAGCGGGCGCGCCAGGTCCGCGGCGCGGCCTAA
- a CDS encoding 3'-5' exonuclease produces MPLRRMLLAAGDPHTIRHECAVISDAIKRVTKGYHAMLAGWWPMADINSTELLSFVASRLGEGMGATVVGLPVWLHGDSHSLVMAIESLIWRVADRSGATQFDLSGGSDDHGVWVEFAWEGEVVEQAQLDRWLAQSLVALGGMTVKDVLEHHAGTDLIRDRREGGGALRIPMRKGVEQHGHGRQVLPGRPEFYDMTLLEQSRDTGAMGAQPLKSLTFVVFDTETTGLHPSQGDQIVSIAGVRIVNGRILSGESFNRIVNPGRPIPAESIRYHGITDDMVVDKPPAGVVLPQFRSYVADAVLVAHNAAFDLKFLRMREKDMGIRFDIPVLDTMILSNFLDGPDAGHSLDDICDRYGIEITDRHTALGDAMVTAAVLLRQIEALEGRGIQTLDQAVKTLDIAMILHERQRVL; encoded by the coding sequence ATGCCTCTTCGCCGCATGCTGCTGGCGGCGGGGGACCCTCACACCATCCGCCACGAATGCGCCGTGATTTCCGATGCCATCAAGCGGGTGACCAAGGGCTATCACGCCATGCTGGCCGGGTGGTGGCCCATGGCCGACATCAATTCCACCGAGCTGCTGTCCTTTGTCGCCTCCCGCCTGGGCGAGGGGATGGGCGCCACCGTGGTGGGCCTGCCGGTCTGGCTGCACGGCGATTCCCATTCCCTGGTGATGGCCATCGAATCCCTGATCTGGCGCGTGGCCGACCGCAGCGGCGCCACCCAGTTCGACCTGTCCGGCGGTAGCGACGATCACGGCGTCTGGGTGGAGTTCGCCTGGGAGGGCGAGGTGGTCGAGCAGGCCCAGCTCGACCGCTGGCTGGCTCAGTCCCTGGTGGCCCTGGGCGGCATGACCGTCAAGGACGTGTTGGAGCATCATGCCGGCACCGATCTGATCCGGGACCGCCGCGAAGGCGGCGGCGCCCTGCGTATTCCCATGCGCAAGGGGGTGGAGCAGCACGGGCACGGCCGTCAGGTTCTGCCCGGCCGCCCCGAATTCTACGACATGACCCTGCTGGAGCAGTCGCGCGATACCGGCGCCATGGGGGCGCAGCCGCTCAAATCCCTGACCTTCGTGGTTTTCGATACCGAGACCACCGGGCTGCATCCGTCCCAGGGCGATCAGATCGTCTCCATCGCCGGCGTGCGCATCGTCAACGGCCGCATCCTGTCGGGGGAAAGCTTCAACCGCATCGTCAATCCCGGCCGACCCATTCCGGCGGAATCCATCCGCTATCACGGCATCACCGACGACATGGTGGTGGACAAGCCGCCCGCCGGCGTGGTGCTGCCCCAGTTCCGCTCCTATGTGGCCGATGCGGTGCTGGTCGCCCACAACGCCGCCTTCGACCTGAAGTTCCTGCGCATGCGGGAAAAGGACATGGGCATCCGTTTCGACATTCCGGTGCTCGACACCATGATCCTGTCCAATTTCCTGGACGGGCCGGACGCCGGGCATTCCCTCGACGATATCTGCGACCGCTACGGCATCGAGATCACCGATCGCCATACGGCGCTGGGCGATGCCATGGTCACGGCGGCGGTGCTGCTGCGCCAGATCGAGGCGCTGGAGGGACGGGGGATCCAGACCCTTGATCAGGCGGTCAAGACCCTGGATATCGCCATGATCCTGCACGAGCGGCAGAGAGTGCTGTAA
- a CDS encoding cation acetate symporter produces the protein MKTTKTAIASALAFGGTALLASAALAAGADMGGAEKQATNWHAIIMFVIFVGATLGITYWAAGRTKTAADFYAAGGGITGFQNGLAIAGDYMSAASFLGISALVYGSGYDGLIFSVGWLVGWPIILFLIAERLRNLGKYTFADVCGYRLARTPIRTFAATGSLIVVIFYLIGQMVGAGQLIKLLFGMDYVYAVMIVGALMMVYVTFGGMVATTWVQIIKACLLLGGATFIAFGVMSQFGFSFEKLFVKAIEVHPKKVAIMAPGALVTNPVDAISLGMALMFGTAGLPHILMRFFTVPDAREARKSVFYATGFIGYFYILTFIIGFGAITMVATNPEYLTKGLGSLDLKGGNNMAAVWLAHAIGGNLFLGFISAVAFATILAVVSGLTLAGASAISHDLYASVIMHGQATEGKEVTVSKIASICLGVIAVLLGLVFEKQNVAFIVALTFSVAASANFPVLVLSMFWGGLTTRGAVLGGMIGLLMSVIMVVLSKAVWVQSFGFKAEIFPFAYPALFSVPAAFFFSWLFSIMDNSPSAQAERAAYEAQSIRSETGLGAEGAASH, from the coding sequence ATGAAGACGACCAAGACCGCAATCGCGTCCGCGCTCGCCTTCGGCGGCACGGCGCTCCTGGCCTCTGCCGCCCTGGCGGCCGGCGCCGACATGGGTGGGGCTGAAAAGCAGGCCACCAACTGGCACGCCATCATCATGTTCGTGATCTTCGTGGGCGCGACCCTCGGCATCACCTACTGGGCGGCCGGACGCACCAAGACCGCCGCCGACTTCTACGCCGCCGGCGGTGGCATCACCGGTTTCCAGAATGGCCTGGCCATCGCGGGCGACTACATGTCGGCCGCGTCGTTTCTGGGCATTTCCGCCCTGGTCTACGGCTCGGGCTATGACGGCCTGATCTTCTCGGTGGGCTGGCTGGTCGGCTGGCCGATCATCCTGTTCCTGATCGCCGAGCGTCTGCGCAACCTGGGCAAGTACACCTTCGCCGACGTGTGCGGCTACCGCCTGGCCCGCACGCCGATCCGCACCTTCGCGGCCACCGGTTCGTTGATCGTCGTGATCTTCTATCTGATCGGCCAGATGGTCGGTGCCGGCCAGCTGATCAAGCTGCTGTTCGGCATGGACTACGTCTACGCCGTGATGATCGTCGGCGCGCTGATGATGGTCTACGTCACCTTCGGCGGCATGGTTGCCACCACCTGGGTGCAGATCATCAAGGCCTGCCTGCTGCTGGGTGGCGCGACCTTCATCGCCTTCGGCGTGATGAGCCAGTTCGGCTTCTCGTTCGAGAAGCTGTTCGTCAAGGCCATCGAAGTGCATCCCAAGAAGGTGGCGATCATGGCGCCGGGCGCCCTGGTCACCAATCCGGTGGACGCCATCTCGCTGGGCATGGCGCTGATGTTCGGCACCGCCGGTCTGCCCCATATCCTCATGCGCTTCTTTACCGTTCCCGATGCGCGTGAAGCCCGCAAGTCGGTGTTCTATGCTACCGGTTTCATCGGCTACTTCTACATCCTGACCTTCATCATTGGTTTTGGCGCCATCACCATGGTGGCCACCAATCCGGAATACCTGACCAAGGGCCTCGGCTCCCTGGACCTGAAGGGCGGCAACAACATGGCCGCGGTGTGGCTGGCCCACGCCATCGGTGGCAACCTGTTCCTCGGCTTCATCTCGGCCGTGGCCTTCGCCACCATCCTGGCGGTGGTGTCGGGCCTGACCCTGGCGGGCGCGTCGGCGATTTCGCACGACCTGTACGCCAGCGTCATCATGCACGGCCAGGCCACTGAAGGTAAGGAAGTGACCGTCTCCAAGATCGCCTCCATCTGCCTCGGCGTCATCGCCGTGCTGCTGGGTCTGGTCTTCGAGAAGCAGAACGTGGCGTTCATCGTGGCGCTCACCTTCTCGGTCGCGGCTTCGGCCAACTTCCCGGTGCTGGTGCTGTCCATGTTCTGGGGCGGCCTGACCACCCGTGGCGCCGTGCTCGGCGGCATGATCGGCCTGCTGATGTCGGTGATCATGGTGGTTCTGTCCAAGGCGGTGTGGGTGCAGAGCTTCGGCTTCAAGGCCGAGATCTTCCCGTTCGCCTATCCGGCCCTGTTCTCGGTGCCGGCGGCCTTCTTCTTCTCCTGGCTGTTCTCCATCATGGACAACAGCCCGTCGGCTCAGGCTGAACGCGCCGCTTACGAAGCCCAGTCCATCCGGTCCGAGACCGGCCTGGGTGCCGAAGGCGCCGCCAGCCACTAA
- a CDS encoding diguanylate cyclase domain-containing protein gives MPSSAAAAQAGNTAVDRELLELVSALVCILRQGEVVFINQAGVKVLGLASQADALGMAFVEFVESDYRFLVDAGWELLAEEEFLPLKLMRRDGSLFEAEIRVRVIPGPEEQFLLEARDISKFVKSAEALREREERLQGVLASVAEGIITVDERGLIESANPAAERMFGHGKGKLVGQHIGVLMGPEQREHHQEMFGQYLSGSAKLMGRSVESMGYRADGGRFPMEISVSELRYGKGRLFTGILRDISERKENEERIKRLAHHDTLTGLPNRNLLNDRISHALARVRRHGGRMAVLYVDLDKFKPINDTLGHEAGDAVLKEVARRLDNCVRSSDTVSRVGGDEFVVVVEEIGRPGEAAMVARKIIEALGTPVPYEDHSCLVGASIGIAVFPDDGNTMEEVSKAADVAMYRVKNSGRNGYCFYSDSMPVDDIDLAELPAGA, from the coding sequence GTGCCCTCGTCCGCCGCTGCCGCCCAGGCAGGAAACACCGCCGTGGATCGCGAGCTGCTGGAGCTCGTGTCGGCGCTTGTCTGCATTTTGCGCCAGGGCGAGGTGGTCTTTATCAACCAGGCCGGGGTCAAGGTTCTGGGGCTGGCCTCCCAGGCGGATGCGCTGGGCATGGCCTTTGTCGAATTCGTGGAATCCGACTACCGCTTCCTGGTGGATGCCGGCTGGGAATTGCTGGCCGAGGAAGAGTTCCTGCCGCTCAAGCTGATGCGCCGCGACGGCTCGCTGTTCGAGGCGGAAATCCGTGTCCGCGTGATTCCCGGCCCCGAGGAGCAGTTCCTGCTCGAAGCCCGCGACATCTCGAAATTCGTCAAGTCGGCCGAGGCGCTGCGCGAGCGCGAGGAGCGGCTGCAGGGCGTGCTGGCCTCGGTGGCCGAAGGCATCATCACCGTCGACGAGCGCGGCCTGATCGAAAGCGCCAATCCGGCGGCCGAGCGCATGTTCGGCCATGGCAAGGGCAAGCTGGTCGGCCAGCATATCGGCGTGCTGATGGGGCCAGAGCAGCGCGAACATCACCAGGAGATGTTCGGCCAGTATCTGTCCGGCTCGGCCAAGCTGATGGGGCGTTCGGTCGAGAGCATGGGCTATCGCGCCGATGGCGGCCGCTTTCCCATGGAGATCTCGGTCAGCGAGCTGCGCTATGGCAAGGGGCGCCTGTTCACCGGCATTCTGCGCGACATCTCCGAGCGCAAGGAGAACGAGGAGCGGATCAAGCGCCTGGCCCATCACGATACCCTGACCGGCCTGCCCAACCGCAATCTGCTCAACGACCGCATCAGCCACGCTTTGGCCCGCGTGCGGCGCCACGGCGGGCGCATGGCGGTGCTTTACGTGGACCTGGACAAGTTCAAGCCCATCAACGACACCCTGGGTCACGAGGCTGGCGATGCCGTCCTCAAGGAAGTGGCGCGGCGGCTGGATAATTGCGTGCGCAGCTCCGACACCGTGTCGCGGGTCGGCGGCGACGAGTTCGTGGTGGTGGTCGAAGAGATCGGCCGCCCCGGCGAGGCCGCCATGGTGGCGCGCAAGATCATCGAGGCCCTGGGCACGCCGGTTCCCTACGAGGACCATTCCTGTCTGGTGGGAGCCTCCATCGGCATCGCGGTGTTCCCCGATGACGGCAATACCATGGAAGAGGTCAGCAAGGCCGCCGACGTGGCCATGTACCGGGTCAAGAATTCCGGCCGCAACGGCTATTGCTTCTACTCGGATTCCATGCCGGTCGATGACATTGACCTGGCCGAGCTTCCGGCCGGCGCCTGA
- a CDS encoding DUF485 domain-containing protein, producing the protein MRNNPKFRELVAKRNAFAWTLSAIMLIIYFGFILIIAFNKAWLGTLLTSTGVMTIGFPIGVGVILSAIALTGIYVYRANGEFDEMNRQIIEESR; encoded by the coding sequence ATTCGGAACAATCCGAAGTTTCGGGAACTTGTTGCCAAGCGCAACGCCTTCGCATGGACGCTGTCGGCGATCATGCTGATCATCTATTTCGGCTTCATCCTGATCATCGCCTTCAACAAGGCCTGGCTGGGCACCCTGCTGACCAGCACGGGCGTGATGACCATTGGTTTCCCCATCGGCGTCGGCGTCATCCTGTCGGCCATCGCGCTGACCGGCATCTACGTCTATCGCGCCAATGGCGAGTTCGACGAAATGAACCGCCAGATCATCGAGGAATCCCGCTGA
- a CDS encoding DUF294 nucleotidyltransferase-like domain-containing protein: MNDIAALARIDSFPYRHRLREVMSAPVLTALASVTLHDAVHRMYEARVSSIVGIDAEGRTLGIFTERDLLRILSTNGPAGLEQTLDQTMTKPVATVSAEAYVYVALARMTRLGLRHLVVVDEDNRPLGMITGRALLKVRATEALVLGDSAESASNPDEMKAVMTNLPKLAKSLLGEGVTARNIASVIALVLRDLTARASELAEQSLLDDGWGPAPARYAVLILGSGGRGESLLAFDQDNAIVHDGKPADDPWFAELGKRLNETLNKAGIPFCDGNVMARESKWRKSLEEWRDEVHGWVFSVENQTVMYCDIFFDFQPVWGDRALAEELRHMAMEKAAQSAFFLRYLAQNVAGMDGSIGLFGNFVTKQGRLNAKKFGLLPLVSAARMRAIRAHIQVTGTDERFAALKESGVLHEDDLRDFVEVREIVLRVMLEQQLADIAQQIPASAKIDPKRFDKRTRNRLKWAFRRIKTLKFVCGVGG; this comes from the coding sequence ATGAATGACATTGCCGCCCTTGCCAGAATCGACAGTTTTCCCTATCGCCACCGCCTTCGCGAGGTGATGAGCGCACCGGTGCTGACCGCGCTGGCTTCCGTGACCCTGCACGATGCCGTGCACCGCATGTATGAGGCGCGGGTGTCGTCCATCGTCGGCATCGATGCCGAGGGCCGGACGCTCGGCATCTTCACCGAGCGGGACCTGCTGCGCATCCTGTCCACCAACGGCCCGGCCGGTCTGGAACAGACCCTGGACCAGACCATGACCAAGCCGGTGGCCACCGTCTCGGCCGAGGCCTATGTCTATGTGGCCCTGGCGCGCATGACGCGGTTGGGCCTACGCCATCTGGTGGTGGTCGACGAGGACAACCGCCCGCTGGGCATGATCACCGGCCGCGCCTTGCTCAAGGTCCGCGCCACCGAGGCGCTGGTGCTGGGCGACTCGGCGGAAAGCGCCAGCAATCCCGACGAGATGAAGGCGGTGATGACCAACCTGCCCAAGCTGGCCAAGAGCCTGCTGGGCGAGGGGGTGACGGCGCGCAACATCGCCTCGGTCATCGCCCTGGTGCTGCGCGACCTGACGGCGCGGGCGTCCGAACTGGCCGAGCAATCGCTGCTGGACGACGGTTGGGGTCCCGCCCCCGCCCGCTATGCCGTGCTGATCCTGGGGTCGGGCGGCCGCGGCGAGAGCCTGCTGGCCTTCGATCAGGACAACGCCATCGTCCATGACGGCAAGCCCGCCGACGATCCCTGGTTCGCCGAACTGGGCAAGCGCCTCAACGAGACCCTGAACAAGGCCGGCATTCCGTTTTGCGACGGCAACGTCATGGCCCGCGAGTCCAAGTGGCGCAAGAGCCTGGAAGAATGGCGCGACGAAGTCCATGGCTGGGTGTTCTCGGTCGAGAACCAGACCGTCATGTATTGCGACATCTTCTTCGACTTCCAGCCGGTGTGGGGCGATCGCGCCCTGGCCGAGGAACTGCGCCACATGGCCATGGAGAAGGCGGCGCAATCGGCGTTCTTCCTGCGCTATCTTGCCCAGAACGTGGCGGGCATGGACGGCTCCATCGGCCTGTTCGGCAATTTCGTCACCAAGCAGGGCCGCCTGAACGCCAAGAAGTTCGGCCTGCTGCCCCTGGTCAGCGCGGCGCGCATGCGGGCCATCCGCGCCCATATCCAGGTCACCGGCACCGACGAGCGCTTCGCCGCGCTGAAGGAATCCGGCGTGCTGCACGAGGATGACCTGCGCGACTTCGTCGAGGTGCGGGAAATCGTGCTGCGCGTCATGCTGGAACAGCAACTGGCCGACATCGCCCAGCAGATTCCTGCCTCGGCCAAGATCGACCCCAAGCGCTTCGACAAGCGCACCCGCAATCGCCTGAAATGGGCGTTCCGCCGCATCAAGACCCTGAAATTCGTCTGCGGCGTGGGGGGCTAG
- the purS gene encoding phosphoribosylformylglycinamidine synthase subunit PurS, which translates to MKAKVHITLKNGVLDPQGKAVQHALGSLGFGGVNDVRQGKYIELDLAETDKAKAKDAVEQMCKGLLANTVIENYSIELVD; encoded by the coding sequence GTGAAAGCCAAAGTCCACATCACCCTCAAGAACGGCGTTCTCGATCCCCAGGGCAAGGCGGTGCAGCACGCGCTGGGCTCGCTGGGCTTCGGCGGCGTCAATGACGTGCGCCAGGGCAAGTACATCGAGCTGGACCTGGCCGAGACCGACAAGGCCAAGGCCAAGGATGCGGTCGAGCAGATGTGCAAGGGCCTGCTGGCCAACACCGTGATCGAGAACTACTCCATCGAACTGGTGGATTGA
- a CDS encoding DUF1476 domain-containing protein — MTTAFENREKAFEAKFRLDQEQEFKAVIRRDKLLGLWAAEQMGLSGDAAKSYALSVVDVEFSATDHDAGHKVARDLLDAGIAMDETAIRHQMAVLLEVAREQIVAEMKQS, encoded by the coding sequence ATGACCACCGCCTTCGAAAATCGCGAGAAAGCCTTCGAGGCCAAGTTCCGGCTGGACCAGGAACAGGAATTCAAGGCCGTCATCCGCCGCGACAAGCTTCTGGGGCTCTGGGCCGCCGAGCAGATGGGACTCTCCGGCGACGCCGCCAAGAGCTATGCCCTGTCGGTGGTGGATGTGGAGTTCAGCGCCACGGACCATGATGCGGGGCACAAGGTGGCGCGCGATCTTCTCGACGCCGGCATCGCCATGGATGAAACCGCCATCCGTCACCAGATGGCGGTGCTGCTGGAAGTGGCGCGCGAGCAGATCGTGGCCGAAATGAAGCAGTCCTGA
- a CDS encoding NRDE family protein gives MCTLVLLRRPGHSWPLIVAANRDEMSNRPWQPPGRWWDDRPEVVAGLDQLAGGTWLGVNDTGVVAAILNRIGTLGPAPGKRSRGELVLEALDHADAADAAEALADLDGDAYRPFNMVVADNRDAFWVRADGRRVQVHPIAPGLHMLSALDLDDRASPRIAAYLDRFAQAAAPAPDPTHPDGGEWSAWSDLMADTGGCGPDGEETPAMCFLRPDGFGTVSASLIALPAPSETEVGRVWRFAAGRPDLAEYRPVEG, from the coding sequence ATGTGCACCCTGGTCCTGCTTCGCCGCCCCGGCCATTCCTGGCCGCTGATCGTCGCCGCCAACCGCGACGAGATGAGCAACCGGCCGTGGCAGCCGCCCGGACGCTGGTGGGATGACCGTCCCGAGGTGGTGGCCGGGCTCGACCAGTTGGCCGGCGGCACCTGGCTGGGCGTCAACGATACCGGAGTGGTGGCGGCCATCCTCAACCGCATCGGCACGCTGGGGCCGGCGCCGGGCAAGCGTTCCCGCGGGGAACTGGTGCTGGAGGCCCTGGACCATGCCGATGCCGCCGACGCGGCCGAGGCCTTGGCCGATCTGGATGGGGACGCCTACCGCCCCTTCAACATGGTGGTGGCCGACAACCGCGACGCCTTCTGGGTGCGGGCCGACGGCCGGCGGGTGCAGGTCCATCCCATCGCCCCCGGCCTGCACATGCTGAGCGCCCTAGATCTGGACGACCGGGCCAGCCCGCGCATCGCCGCCTATCTCGACCGCTTTGCCCAAGCGGCGGCGCCCGCCCCCGATCCGACCCATCCCGATGGCGGCGAGTGGTCGGCCTGGTCGGACCTGATGGCCGATACCGGCGGGTGTGGTCCCGATGGCGAGGAGACGCCCGCCATGTGCTTTCTCCGGCCTGACGGCTTCGGCACGGTCTCGGCCTCGCTCATCGCCCTGCCGGCGCCGTCGGAAACGGAGGTCGGGCGGGTCTGGCGCTTTGCCGCCGGACGCCCGGATCTGGCGGAATACCGCCCTGTGGAGGGGTGA
- the purC gene encoding phosphoribosylaminoimidazolesuccinocarboxamide synthase, which translates to MARRRQIYEGKAKVLFEGPEPGTLVQYFKDDATAFNNKKRGTITGKGVLNNRISEYLMLRLGEIGIPTHFVRRLNMREQLVREVEIIPLEVVVRNVAAGSLAQRFGLSEGTPLPRCIVEWYFKSDALDDPMVSEEHITAFGWATTQDLDEMMSLALRINDFLCGLFLGVGIRLVDFKIEFGRLYNGDDMQIVLADEISPDSCRLWDLRTGDKMDKDRFRRDLGGVEEAYQEVARRLGILPEGGPRDLKGPALMQ; encoded by the coding sequence ATGGCAAGACGTAGACAGATTTACGAGGGCAAGGCCAAGGTCCTGTTCGAAGGTCCCGAGCCGGGCACCCTGGTGCAGTACTTCAAGGATGATGCCACCGCGTTCAACAACAAGAAGCGCGGCACCATCACCGGCAAGGGGGTCTTGAACAACCGTATTTCCGAATACCTGATGCTTCGCCTGGGCGAGATCGGGATTCCCACCCATTTCGTCCGCCGCCTGAACATGCGCGAGCAGCTGGTGCGCGAGGTAGAGATCATTCCGCTGGAGGTGGTGGTGCGCAACGTGGCCGCCGGTTCGCTGGCCCAGCGCTTCGGCCTGTCCGAGGGGACGCCGTTGCCCCGCTGCATCGTGGAATGGTACTTCAAGTCCGACGCCCTGGATGATCCCATGGTCTCGGAAGAGCACATCACCGCCTTTGGCTGGGCCACCACCCAGGACCTGGACGAGATGATGTCGCTGGCCCTGCGCATCAACGACTTCCTGTGCGGGCTGTTTCTGGGCGTCGGCATCCGCCTGGTGGATTTCAAGATCGAGTTCGGCCGCCTTTACAACGGCGACGACATGCAGATCGTGCTGGCCGACGAGATCAGCCCCGATTCCTGCCGCTTGTGGGATCTGCGCACCGGCGACAAGATGGACAAGGATCGCTTCCGCCGCGATCTCGGCGGGGTGGAGGAGGCCTATCAGGAAGTGGCGCGCCGTCTGGGCATTCTGCCCGAGGGCGGTCCCCGCGATCTCAAGGGCCCGGCCCTGATGCAGTAG